TCCTGAGCAGTCTAACCATAAACTACATGTTGATAACACAAGGGTAAATGTTTGTGTTGTGATTCCTTTTCGGGTTAGGATTTACGTTACAGTTTTTTAATCCTTGACAAGTAGGGTCAAGAGGttgcatataataataattataatcatcaCACTTTATAATCTGTATTTCTCAAAGTGTAAGGAGATGATTTGTGAGGCTTATCAAAATTGGCATACATCTATTTATAGCGTGCACATCAAAATTTAAATGTACCTACCTCCTTGACAAGCAGAGTCAGGAGGTcacaaataattaacaattattggatgaggttgagcaaaatattgtgaaatattgtcagtggcgagcagatcaattatttgccacAGCCAAAGGCTaaggcaaataattattgatctgcgagacactggCAAATCATGATATTTgtgataaccgagttcaataattgttgtaCCATTCCATCACCATTCCTTTTTCTCCACTAAATAAattatgtcaaatcactctctgcctgctcagAGAACCGAACCGCTgttttcacacaagagcgtagTTTCATTGAGCATGAGCAGAACATTATTTGAAGCAAAACACTAATTTGTATggagttatttgcaggtcacgtgatGAGCTCTTGGTCAATGAAAGGGAGggaaaaaatacatcgaattataattattattatgaccttTATTATCTGTATTTCTTAAATAGTAAGGTAATGCTTTACGAGGCTTATCAAAATTAGCAGTCATCTATTTCTAGTGGGCACAACAGAATGTACCTCCTCTGATTTTAAAATGAGATCTGGGttcaaagaattattattataactaacCTCCCATAACGGCGAGGTGGAGCGGTGTTGCACCTTCACATTCAGCATTGCAGGCATTGACTTTCGCCCCAGCGTTGATCAGTGTTTGGACCATGCTGATATTTCCAGTATTCACAGCAGCATGAAGAGCAGTGTTACCTGATGGTGCTTTTTCATTTACATCTACTCTTGGTTTCTGAAGAGTTAACGATTGGACGTGAAGGAAATTTGTCAGTTGgttttaatacaaaatcagcaTCACTTTAGGAGACTGTCTTTATCACTGAAAATGGCACTCTCATAGTTTGCTCCACACAACCTATCAGTGATGTCGTTTATATTGTCTCTCTTGTTCTGGTGCACCCAATCAATTTTGATTAATTTACATCCACCAGACCTTCAGTTCAATCAGCAAGACACTTTGCTTAACTGATTTAGACGCCAATTTTATTATCGGCCAAATTTTGACAACATAATAATGAAATATCACAGCTAATTCACTTATATGGTTGTTATACCTCAAGCCATACACTATTAAAAAAATGTATGACTACTTATTCTACCTTCAATAGATGTCCAAGCATGATCTCTTTTCCACTAAGTACAGCAGTGAAAATCAGACTTTTCCCATCACCATCCTTCAAACTTTGATATTGCAACGTGTATCCTTGAATTAAAAAATCAAGGACATCAGGAAACTCTTTCTTTACAGCTTGAAAAGCAAAGTCAGTAGCTAATGAAACAAGACTTTTGCAGGCAAAAGAATCACATGTTGACTGAATGTAGGAGTGACTTGGAAATGCTCCCTTGTAGAACTCCAACACACCAGTGCAAATGTTAACAACTGCAAATGCCCTTGTTGCTAAAATAAGTTGAACAAACTGTTTCATTAGTGTTGAACACTGCACATCAGACAGAAGTGCACGATAATTGTTCTTCCTTCCCGAACATAGACATAGAAGAATGCTGAGGAAATAATCACCAAACTCTGAAGAGTTAAATTCCTCTGGATATTCCCACAGGATTGCATGTGCAAAATTGTTTATGTCTGCGAGAGAAACAGATCCCCCTTTAAGACCTGCACCAAATGAGAATTTTAATTCGtcaatgaaaattgaaaattccatatctataagttgtttttgcttggaAGTGGACATTTCTGACAACCAAAAATGTGCAAATCGAACAAAGTTGTCACCGTCATATAGCCAAGATGTCAGAATTTTTATCGAATCATTTGCCCTTTTCAACCAAACACCCACAACTGTGGAGTCCATATGAAGCAGAATATTGTCAAAATTAGCTTTCAATAGTTTCAGGTCATTGGAACGAGCTGATGTCACCCGGCCTTCATTGCGAGTAGGATGACCAACTTCTGGAGAATTTTTCGCAGAAGAAGAAGGACTACTTGTGGAAAAACTTTGAATAGTTCCAATAGGTGGTAATAGAGAATCTCTTCCTGAGGATCCAGAGCTTTTACGTGGGCTGACACATTTTCCCTTGGCACACAAAGGCGTTAAATCCTTGTTGCTTCTTTTTGGAAGAGTGGGTTGTGAAACTTCCAAAGGTATTCCTCCAAAAACTAGCGCTGAGTCAGAGCTCCGCTCATCTACTTCTTCGTCATCCCGAAACGACAAACGAGATACATTAATAAGTTCCCTCAAATCTTTGACACTACGAGTCATATTGCAAAAAGGTTTCTTGAAATCATCATAACTTTACTAAACTTTTgcgccattttttttaattaagtcGCCCAGCGTACCTTTCGGGCGAGCAAGACCATAAGTATCAGCCACGTGCTCTCCTTTTCTCTCTCTCCGCCATTTTGTGTTCCAAGGAAGCGGCTCACCTCTGTTCGCTTTGAATAAGTCGGCCTAAATTCAGCATGGTAGGTTGAATCCGTGGCGTGAAGAAAAGTTGCGCTGTATTATTCCCGCCCAAGTTTGAGCTTTCCCTAGAAGCTCTTTATGGTGAAGGAAAACAGTGGATATTATAACGCACTGAATCCTTGAACTAATTGCAATGTAGAATTAAAGAATGTAACCTTTAGGTGTTTCTGTTCCTGAACCGATGATTTATCTTagctcgtttttttttttttgttataatgTGTTTACAACCATATTATAACTCTAGACTGAAGATGGTTGTGCTATAAAGCTATAAAATGTGCGTTAATATCATATTATCGTCCAGAAGAAACGCTAGAAATAACCTTTAACGCACATTTTATAGCTTTATAGCACAAAGTATCTGCTGAGAAATTTGTGTCATTAGATTGGCCGAGGTGGAGGTTGTCATTTGTAGAAATAATGGTATG
The Acropora muricata isolate sample 2 chromosome 3, ASM3666990v1, whole genome shotgun sequence genome window above contains:
- the LOC136910451 gene encoding uncharacterized protein — translated: MTRSVKDLRELINVSRLSFRDDEEVDERSSDSALVFGGIPLEVSQPTLPKRSNKDLTPLCAKGKCVSPRKSSGSSGRDSLLPPIGTIQSFSTSSPSSSAKNSPEVGHPTRNEGRVTSARSNDLKLLKANFDNILLHMDSTVVGVWLKRANDSIKILTSWLYDGDNFVRFAHFWLSEMSTSKQKQLIDMEFSIFIDELKFSFGAGLKGGSVSLADINNFAHAILWEYPEEFNSSEFGDYFLSILLCLCSGRKNNYRALLSDVQCSTLMKQFVQLILATRAFAVVNICTGVLEFYKGAFPSHSYIQSTCDSFACKSLVSLATDFAFQAVKKEFPDVLDFLIQGYTLQYQSLKDGDGKSLIFTAVLSGKEIMLGHLLKKPRVDVNEKAPSGNTALHAAVNTGNISMVQTLINAGAKVNACNAECEGATPLHLAVMGGDSEMVSVLLQAGCDKNAKTGIPATITPLNLATELGLKDIICLLS